The following are from one region of the Halosolutus amylolyticus genome:
- a CDS encoding polymer-forming cytoskeletal protein gives MAISRDPLDELVVPDGTEAKEVALETDGDVLVGGRSTVEFGVRGRNVLAGEGVQFGGDIEAEGDCRLDMWCEVADNVLVGQDAYIGERVHVGGEMKVAGDLDIGDDVEIEEGFEANGWIVIRNPMPTIVFLFVYLKHLLLIGEEDAAQQLISELTDEDDPDAEPLVIPRNASVGDDAWRVSTPATIGDDCRLHGNVRAETIDVGADCNIFGSLRGRGDVTVGEGTRVHGDVTTRDGDVTIAADARVLGDVSCADLELGPGAEVDGTIRADGEITMGTTERDVE, from the coding sequence GTGGCCATCAGCAGGGATCCGCTCGACGAACTCGTCGTTCCGGACGGGACCGAAGCGAAGGAAGTCGCCCTCGAGACCGACGGTGACGTCCTCGTCGGTGGCCGATCGACCGTCGAGTTCGGCGTGCGCGGCCGTAACGTCCTCGCCGGCGAGGGCGTCCAGTTCGGCGGCGACATCGAGGCCGAGGGCGACTGCCGCCTCGACATGTGGTGCGAGGTCGCCGACAACGTGCTGGTGGGTCAGGACGCCTACATCGGCGAGCGCGTCCACGTCGGCGGCGAGATGAAAGTCGCCGGCGACCTGGACATCGGCGACGACGTCGAGATCGAGGAGGGGTTCGAGGCCAACGGCTGGATCGTCATCCGGAACCCGATGCCGACGATCGTCTTCCTGTTCGTCTACCTCAAGCACCTCCTGCTGATCGGCGAGGAGGACGCGGCCCAGCAACTCATCTCCGAACTCACCGACGAGGACGACCCCGACGCCGAGCCCCTCGTGATCCCCCGGAACGCGTCGGTCGGCGACGACGCCTGGCGCGTCTCGACCCCGGCGACGATCGGGGATGACTGCCGCCTCCACGGCAACGTCCGCGCGGAGACGATCGACGTGGGTGCAGATTGCAACATCTTCGGCAGTCTCCGGGGGCGTGGCGACGTGACCGTCGGCGAGGGGACCCGCGTCCACGGCGACGTGACGACCCGCGACGGCGACGTGACGATCGCGGCAGACGCCCGCGTCCTCGGGGACGTCTCGTGTGCGGACCTCGAACTGGGCCCCGGCGCAGAGGTGGACGGGACGATCCGCGCCGACGGCGAGATCACGATGGGAACGACCGAACGAGACGTCGAGTAA
- a CDS encoding electron transfer flavoprotein subunit beta/FixA family protein produces the protein MRSIVLTKGVPDFSEGAVSFDEDGHLERGKTPTVMNPNDEFAYQAALQTRVRHGGHVSGMSMGPPGYAEVLQEGMESVYANDSYLLSDRELAASDTWATAITLSAGLETYQEEVGDIDLVFAGFKSADGETGQTGPQTSWAMDWPIVTHVLALDVDPDERLVRAKRLVEGDVDEIETVEAPMPCMIVTDPEFEPSYHKASHRLTHKQLRAETQDRAADHDEHLTTWSQEDLNLDPDYIGLDGSPTIVSSVDPIPKAPSEREATMIDPDDERGMEQVLEEMQPYAAEAGD, from the coding sequence ATGCGATCGATCGTACTGACAAAGGGCGTCCCCGACTTCTCGGAGGGGGCCGTCTCGTTCGACGAGGACGGCCACCTGGAGCGGGGCAAGACGCCGACGGTGATGAACCCGAACGACGAGTTCGCCTACCAGGCCGCCCTGCAGACCAGGGTTCGCCACGGCGGCCACGTCAGCGGGATGAGCATGGGACCGCCAGGCTACGCGGAGGTCCTCCAGGAGGGAATGGAGTCGGTCTACGCGAACGACAGTTACCTGCTCTCCGATCGGGAACTCGCCGCCTCGGACACCTGGGCGACGGCGATCACCCTGAGCGCCGGCCTCGAGACGTACCAGGAGGAGGTCGGCGATATCGACCTCGTCTTCGCCGGGTTCAAGTCCGCGGACGGGGAGACCGGCCAGACCGGCCCCCAGACGAGCTGGGCGATGGACTGGCCGATCGTCACCCACGTCCTCGCGCTGGACGTCGACCCCGACGAGCGGCTCGTCCGGGCGAAGCGCCTCGTCGAGGGTGACGTCGACGAGATAGAGACGGTCGAGGCGCCGATGCCGTGCATGATCGTCACCGATCCCGAGTTCGAGCCGTCCTACCACAAGGCGTCCCACCGGCTGACCCACAAGCAACTCCGGGCTGAGACGCAGGACCGCGCGGCCGACCACGACGAGCACCTGACGACGTGGAGCCAGGAGGACCTGAACCTCGATCCCGACTACATCGGGCTCGACGGCTCGCCGACGATCGTCTCCTCGGTCGATCCGATCCCGAAAGCGCCCTCGGAGCGCGAGGCCACGATGATCGATCCCGACGACGAGCGTGGGATGGAACAGGTGCTCGAGGAGATGCAACCGTACGCCGCGGAGGCGGGTGACTGA
- a CDS encoding electron transfer flavoprotein subunit alpha/FixB family protein → MTAIDPDDYTVEELTDELETIDDEETLQSVLEAEQAGQDRTTAREAVRERLEAIDADGDTDGVEDGTETEGEYEETKEDVGEDAEGEEIDDAEETDADETDEEADADEADGEEEDDGLSHPTRDKRHVRALEDGHYEDMWVFCETQGGELLDVSTEMLGKARELMDGFAEEYGDEERVVAFLMGDDCEGLAEECIAYGADVAVYHDDDRLERFLHKPYTEISAHMARGQGSIESTDWRDYDEPRYVLFPATNNGRDLSAKVQAELDSGLASDCSDLFIEENEVSNPVKTGEPGVKKTFEKVLHMKRPDFSGFEYSTILCLDNPGRDFHPQGASVIPGSFEPMEPDYEREGLVVEHEMDLPDEWFAVEITEYDRLEAGIDLTGHEVVVCLGRGIADDPTRGMELGLDLVDAFEDAELGITRGIVTSSYEFEGHVEEYSKEERQIGETGQVVAPDLYVAAGVSGAVQHKVGMDESDTIVSINTDPDARIRDFSDYFVEGDLFEVLPELTAAVESGAIELEAVADGGGGDHDD, encoded by the coding sequence ATGACGGCGATCGATCCCGACGACTACACGGTCGAGGAACTGACCGATGAACTCGAGACGATCGACGACGAGGAAACGCTCCAGTCGGTGCTGGAGGCCGAGCAGGCCGGTCAGGACCGGACGACGGCTCGCGAGGCCGTCCGGGAGCGACTCGAGGCGATCGACGCCGACGGCGACACCGACGGCGTCGAAGACGGAACGGAGACGGAAGGCGAGTACGAGGAGACGAAAGAGGACGTCGGCGAGGACGCGGAGGGCGAGGAGATCGACGACGCCGAGGAGACGGACGCGGACGAGACCGACGAAGAGGCAGACGCGGACGAAGCCGACGGAGAGGAAGAAGACGACGGCCTCTCCCACCCCACGCGGGACAAGAGACACGTCCGCGCGCTCGAGGACGGCCACTACGAGGACATGTGGGTGTTCTGCGAGACCCAGGGCGGCGAGTTGCTCGACGTCTCGACGGAGATGCTCGGCAAGGCCCGCGAACTGATGGACGGGTTCGCCGAGGAGTACGGCGACGAGGAACGCGTCGTCGCGTTCCTGATGGGCGATGACTGCGAGGGACTGGCCGAGGAGTGTATCGCCTACGGGGCCGACGTCGCCGTCTACCACGACGACGATCGGCTCGAACGATTCCTGCACAAACCTTATACCGAGATTTCGGCCCACATGGCCCGCGGTCAGGGCTCGATCGAGAGCACCGACTGGCGCGACTACGACGAACCGCGGTACGTCCTGTTCCCGGCGACGAACAACGGCCGGGATCTCTCGGCGAAGGTGCAGGCCGAACTCGACTCCGGGCTGGCGTCGGACTGTTCGGACCTCTTCATCGAGGAGAACGAGGTCTCGAACCCCGTAAAGACGGGCGAGCCCGGCGTCAAGAAGACCTTCGAGAAGGTCCTGCACATGAAGCGGCCGGACTTCTCCGGCTTCGAGTACTCGACGATCCTCTGTCTGGACAATCCAGGGCGGGACTTCCACCCGCAGGGAGCGTCCGTCATTCCGGGCAGCTTCGAGCCGATGGAGCCGGACTACGAGCGCGAGGGGCTGGTCGTCGAACACGAGATGGACCTCCCCGACGAGTGGTTCGCGGTCGAGATCACGGAGTACGATCGACTCGAAGCGGGCATCGACCTCACCGGCCACGAGGTGGTCGTCTGTCTCGGTCGCGGCATCGCCGACGATCCCACCCGAGGGATGGAACTCGGACTCGACCTCGTCGACGCCTTCGAGGACGCCGAACTCGGCATCACCCGCGGAATCGTGACCTCCTCCTACGAGTTCGAGGGCCACGTCGAGGAGTACTCGAAGGAGGAACGCCAGATCGGCGAGACCGGACAGGTCGTCGCGCCCGACCTCTACGTCGCGGCCGGCGTCTCCGGCGCGGTCCAGCACAAGGTCGGCATGGACGAGTCCGACACGATCGTCTCGATCAACACCGATCCCGACGCGCGCATCAGGGACTTCAGCGACTACTTCGTCGAGGGCGACCTCTTCGAGGTGCTTCCCGAACTCACCGCGGCCGTCGAATCGGGCGCTATCGAACTCGAGGCAGTCGCGGACGGGGGCGGAGGTGACCACGATGACTGA
- a CDS encoding FAD-dependent monooxygenase, with protein sequence MTDEHEHYEAIVVGCGPGGAAAAARLADHGVETLVLERGTGAGSKNVSGGLIYAEGSAPYTIDDLFDGFREAAAERPITDYRIHNVAGNKVKTFDLTDLHEHDTDWCDAVLRRRMDSWLERRVHEKTSETGGGVLTNVRVNGLLRENDEIVGVTCDELDPIEADLIVAADGVNSELARDAGLMDWEEPDEWFQGVKAVVDMDPDVVDDRFSIDEDEGVAHLFSGDLFEDVRGGGFLYTNEDSLSIGTVFHLDSLVEQQAEPHQLLDALLTHPVLAQWLGDEYHEREYAAKLVPDSKKVAHPEPYQDRLVLVGDAAGQMQAQGPIIKGMNHAVTAGALAADAFATTRGSADPTAAGRRYAQLLEDSGTMAKLRPRRYDLARTVGERDAVTNVVETVLDSPIGAVAIGNPISKRLLERAYNSPFMVSMLPDTRTGYVTVPAIIGEEHGKTIHWDSEVEPPSLEERIGDLTYDTDVGNPHIELTDESFEASGAAVYACPVSAEDYGGGCYRSEEVKRNGTEETVVSLDTQPCVECGTCAIVADTEWEHPRGGKGVEYREG encoded by the coding sequence ATGACTGACGAGCACGAACACTACGAGGCGATCGTCGTCGGCTGTGGGCCCGGCGGGGCCGCGGCCGCAGCACGGCTTGCCGATCACGGGGTCGAGACGCTCGTCCTCGAACGCGGGACCGGTGCGGGATCGAAGAACGTCTCCGGCGGGTTGATCTACGCCGAGGGGTCGGCACCCTACACGATCGACGACCTCTTCGACGGCTTTCGCGAGGCCGCCGCTGAACGGCCCATCACGGACTACCGGATCCACAACGTCGCCGGAAACAAGGTCAAGACGTTCGATCTGACGGATCTCCACGAGCACGACACCGACTGGTGCGACGCCGTCCTCCGCCGCAGGATGGACTCGTGGCTCGAACGACGCGTCCACGAGAAGACCAGCGAGACGGGCGGCGGCGTGCTGACGAACGTTCGCGTGAACGGCCTCCTTCGCGAAAACGACGAGATCGTGGGCGTCACCTGCGACGAACTCGACCCGATCGAGGCCGACCTGATCGTCGCGGCCGACGGGGTCAACTCCGAACTCGCCCGCGATGCCGGCCTGATGGACTGGGAAGAACCCGACGAGTGGTTCCAGGGCGTCAAGGCCGTCGTCGATATGGACCCGGACGTGGTCGACGATCGGTTCTCGATCGACGAGGACGAGGGCGTCGCCCACCTCTTCTCCGGCGACCTCTTCGAGGACGTTCGCGGCGGCGGCTTCCTGTATACGAACGAGGACTCGCTGTCGATCGGGACCGTCTTCCACCTCGACAGCCTCGTCGAGCAGCAGGCCGAACCCCACCAGCTACTGGACGCCCTGCTGACCCACCCGGTGCTCGCCCAGTGGCTCGGCGACGAGTACCACGAGCGCGAGTACGCCGCCAAACTCGTGCCGGACTCGAAGAAGGTCGCTCACCCCGAACCGTACCAGGATCGACTCGTCCTGGTTGGCGACGCCGCCGGACAGATGCAGGCCCAGGGGCCGATCATCAAGGGGATGAACCACGCCGTCACCGCCGGCGCGCTGGCGGCCGACGCGTTCGCGACGACTCGCGGCAGCGCCGATCCGACCGCGGCCGGCCGGCGCTACGCCCAGTTGCTCGAGGATTCGGGGACAATGGCCAAGCTTCGACCCCGTCGGTACGACCTCGCTCGCACCGTCGGCGAGCGCGACGCCGTCACGAACGTCGTGGAGACGGTGCTCGACTCGCCGATCGGTGCCGTCGCGATCGGCAACCCGATCTCGAAGCGACTCCTCGAGCGGGCCTACAACTCGCCGTTCATGGTGTCGATGCTGCCGGACACCCGGACCGGGTACGTCACCGTGCCGGCGATCATCGGCGAGGAACACGGGAAGACGATCCACTGGGACAGCGAGGTCGAGCCACCGTCGCTCGAGGAACGCATCGGTGACCTCACCTACGACACGGACGTCGGCAACCCCCACATCGAACTCACCGACGAATCGTTCGAGGCCAGCGGGGCCGCGGTCTACGCCTGTCCGGTCAGCGCCGAAGACTACGGCGGCGGCTGCTACCGCTCGGAGGAGGTGAAACGGAACGGAACCGAAGAGACCGTCGTCAGCCTCGACACCCAGCCCTGCGTCGAGTGTGGGACGTGTGCGATCGTCGCCGACACCGAGTGGGAACACCCCCGCGGCGGCAAGGGCGTCGAGTATCGCGAGGGGTAG